Proteins encoded within one genomic window of Thermodesulfobacteriota bacterium:
- the secE gene encoding preprotein translocase subunit SecE, with protein MDKIKNISSSVTQFASDIESEARRITWPSRQEAVKSTLAVVAISGIFAAFLGLVDYLFSIGVRALLG; from the coding sequence ATGGATAAGATAAAGAATATAAGCTCGAGCGTCACACAGTTTGCCTCCGACATAGAAAGCGAGGCAAGACGTATAACGTGGCCTTCGAGACAAGAAGCCGTCAAGTCGACCCTGGCCGTTGTGGCCATATCGGGCATATTCGCGGCGTTTCTGGGCCTCGTGGATTATCTGTTCTCGATCGGTGTAAGGGCGCTGCTTGGTTAA